In Fructilactobacillus cliffordii, a single genomic region encodes these proteins:
- the coaBC gene encoding bifunctional phosphopantothenoylcysteine decarboxylase/phosphopantothenate--cysteine ligase CoaBC encodes MDGKKITLYVTGSIAAYKAVYLLRLLIKAGAEVRVVMTTAATRFVTPLTFQTLAQHHVLTDADWDQTGVVHVETAQWGDLNVVVPASADFIAKAATGIADSMATTTFLAAPAPKLVVPAMNDGMWNNPATQRNLTQLRQDGIHTLSPDSGFLAEGYAAKGRMPEPEVIATEIEKLFTNEQDWQGKRVLITAGGTREDLDPVRYLSNRSSGKMGYELARAAQAHGAEVTLISANVTLPTPPGVKLVRVRTAQDLAIQLQTLFPQTDVLLMAAAVSDFRPAQVFPQKIKKTTEDAHLTLELEANPDLLKLVATQKKPGQLVVGFAAETEDLKQNAARKLTNKKADFIILNDVGNPQIGFNADDNQVTIIGANGFETQTPVESKSAIAERILAVLKKTFN; translated from the coding sequence ATGGACGGGAAAAAAATCACGTTATACGTAACGGGAAGCATTGCGGCCTATAAAGCGGTTTATTTGTTGCGACTCTTAATCAAAGCCGGGGCAGAAGTGCGCGTGGTAATGACAACGGCTGCCACCCGCTTTGTTACGCCCCTGACGTTTCAAACGCTTGCGCAACATCATGTCCTGACCGATGCGGATTGGGACCAAACTGGGGTGGTTCACGTTGAAACGGCTCAATGGGGAGATCTAAACGTTGTGGTACCGGCTTCTGCCGACTTCATTGCGAAGGCTGCCACTGGAATCGCTGATTCCATGGCAACGACCACTTTCTTAGCAGCTCCGGCGCCAAAACTGGTAGTGCCGGCCATGAACGATGGGATGTGGAATAATCCCGCCACCCAAAGAAATTTAACGCAACTTCGCCAAGATGGGATTCATACGTTGAGCCCTGATTCTGGATTTTTAGCCGAAGGATACGCGGCTAAGGGACGAATGCCTGAACCAGAAGTTATCGCGACTGAAATCGAAAAATTATTTACTAACGAGCAAGACTGGCAGGGGAAACGAGTTTTGATTACGGCCGGTGGAACCCGTGAAGATTTGGACCCAGTTCGTTATCTTTCCAATCGTTCTTCGGGAAAGATGGGCTATGAACTAGCGCGAGCTGCCCAAGCCCACGGGGCTGAAGTGACGCTGATTAGTGCCAACGTGACGCTGCCAACCCCACCGGGAGTTAAACTCGTTCGGGTGCGAACGGCTCAAGATTTAGCAATTCAACTACAAACGTTGTTTCCCCAAACAGATGTCTTGCTCATGGCGGCTGCTGTAAGCGATTTCCGTCCAGCTCAGGTTTTCCCACAAAAGATCAAGAAAACAACGGAGGACGCCCATTTAACGTTAGAATTAGAAGCTAATCCAGATTTACTAAAGTTAGTAGCAACGCAAAAAAAGCCGGGCCAATTAGTGGTAGGGTTTGCCGCAGAAACCGAGGATTTAAAGCAAAATGCGGCTCGAAAGTTAACTAACAAGAAGGCTGATTTTATTATTCTCAATGACGTGGGGAACCCTCAGATTGGTTTTAACGCAGATGATAATCAAGTGACGATTATTGGTGCGAATGGGTTTGAAACCCAAACTCCAGTCGAATCCAAATCAGCAATTGCAGAGCGCATTTTAGCCGTGCTAAAGAAAACTTTTAACTAA
- the rpoZ gene encoding DNA-directed RNA polymerase subunit omega: MLYPSIDDLLKIVDSRYSLVMLASKRAEELDQGAAPLLSHYQNSKSVGKALEEIAAGVLKIEN, encoded by the coding sequence ATGTTATATCCATCAATTGATGATTTGTTAAAAATCGTGGATTCCCGTTACTCACTGGTCATGTTGGCCAGTAAACGGGCAGAAGAATTAGACCAAGGAGCTGCTCCCTTACTTAGTCACTATCAAAATTCCAAGTCCGTGGGAAAAGCCTTAGAAGAAATTGCGGCCGGAGTTTTAAAGATTGAAAACTAA
- the gmk gene encoding guanylate kinase, producing the protein MTKRGMLIVLSGPSGVGKGTVRKALFEDSSVDFNYSISMTTRQPRDGEQNGVDYYFVSKTEFEDHIKNGEMLEYAKYVDNYYGTPLNYVNQQLEAGHDVFLEIEVNGALQVRANCPDGIFIFLTPPDIKELRSRLVGRGTDALEVINKRIQTASKEIHMMQNYDYAVVNDKIENAVNQIKDIVRSERLKVKRVMPDYLDSLGDEI; encoded by the coding sequence TTGACAAAAAGAGGGATGTTAATTGTCCTTTCTGGTCCATCAGGGGTTGGAAAGGGAACGGTACGTAAGGCACTGTTTGAGGATTCAAGCGTGGATTTTAACTATTCGATTTCCATGACGACGAGACAACCACGTGACGGCGAACAAAATGGGGTTGACTATTACTTTGTCTCTAAAACGGAATTTGAAGATCACATTAAAAATGGTGAGATGTTAGAGTATGCCAAGTACGTTGATAATTACTACGGAACACCATTAAACTATGTGAACCAGCAATTAGAGGCGGGTCACGATGTGTTTCTAGAAATTGAAGTTAACGGGGCCTTACAGGTTCGGGCGAACTGCCCCGACGGCATCTTTATTTTCCTGACTCCTCCAGACATCAAAGAATTGCGGAGTCGGCTGGTTGGTCGAGGGACCGACGCCCTAGAGGTAATTAACAAGCGGATTCAGACGGCCAGCAAAGAAATTCATATGATGCAAAACTATGATTATGCCGTGGTAAATGATAAAATTGAAAACGCTGTTAATCAGATTAAAGATATCGTTCGAAGTGAACGCTTAAAAGTCAAACGAGTAATGCCAGATTATTTGGATAGTTTAGGAGATGAAATCTAA
- the recN gene encoding DNA repair protein RecN — protein MLKEISIKDFAIIDQLAVNFDTGMTVLTGETGAGKSIIIDAVGLLAGGRGSQHFIRTGANKAVLQGLFLVPQGGIAEQKLDEFGIDHSDDNIILQRELYRNGRNICRVNGMLVNTTTLKKIGETLVDIYGQNEHQALMQADQHMDLLDEFIGNQLRPTLSEYQTDFRKYQKLTKELRNQSQNEKARAQRFDMLQYQVNEIEKADLTAGEEEELLKERDRLNNFQTISNSLNQSLADIEGDETISPLDMIGDSMSAIEAVERLGDEFKQIAENVKGAYYMLQDATGEIANQLDSLEFDQSRLDEVEARLNTIFELKRKYGDSVEQILAYYDKISAELADMQAENNSGNDLETQLKTVETGLNQLGAKLLQIRHQGAKELTHAIQQQLADLYMGKTEFEVRFNSLPAGHFNANGIETAEFYLRTNPGEAMLPLNKIASGGELSRIMLALKTIFSKVQGVTSIIFDEVDTGVSGRVAQAIADKIHGISLKSQALCITHLPQVAAMADHQDYIEKHVDKQGRTETSIEPITGKQRVDELARMLAGTTVTKLTIEHAQELLKLAEKAKQAGA, from the coding sequence GTGCTAAAGGAGATTTCAATTAAAGACTTTGCAATTATTGACCAATTGGCCGTCAACTTTGACACTGGTATGACGGTGTTAACTGGAGAAACCGGGGCCGGAAAGTCCATCATCATCGATGCCGTGGGCTTACTAGCTGGAGGCCGAGGCTCACAGCATTTCATCCGGACGGGTGCTAATAAGGCTGTTTTGCAGGGCTTGTTTCTAGTGCCGCAAGGTGGAATTGCCGAGCAAAAGTTAGATGAATTTGGAATTGATCACAGTGATGACAACATTATTTTGCAACGGGAACTTTATCGAAACGGGCGGAATATTTGCCGGGTAAATGGGATGTTGGTGAATACTACCACCCTGAAAAAAATTGGGGAAACGTTGGTTGATATTTATGGACAAAACGAACATCAGGCGTTGATGCAAGCGGACCAGCACATGGACTTACTGGATGAATTTATTGGCAATCAATTACGGCCGACCCTTTCTGAATATCAAACAGATTTTCGTAAGTACCAAAAGTTAACTAAAGAACTTCGTAATCAGAGTCAAAACGAAAAAGCGCGCGCCCAGCGATTTGATATGTTACAGTATCAGGTTAACGAGATTGAAAAGGCCGACCTCACAGCAGGGGAAGAAGAAGAATTACTAAAAGAACGGGACCGGCTCAATAACTTCCAAACGATTAGCAATAGTTTAAATCAAAGCCTGGCTGACATTGAAGGGGACGAGACAATTAGTCCGCTTGATATGATTGGTGATTCCATGAGCGCGATTGAAGCCGTGGAACGGCTAGGAGACGAGTTTAAACAGATTGCCGAAAACGTGAAGGGCGCCTACTACATGTTGCAGGATGCCACGGGAGAAATTGCGAACCAACTTGATTCCTTGGAATTTGATCAGTCCCGTCTGGATGAAGTGGAAGCCCGGTTAAACACTATTTTTGAATTAAAGCGGAAATACGGTGATTCTGTCGAACAAATTTTAGCTTACTATGACAAAATTTCTGCGGAGCTGGCCGACATGCAAGCTGAAAACAACAGTGGCAATGACCTAGAGACGCAGCTTAAAACCGTGGAAACCGGATTGAATCAACTGGGAGCTAAACTACTACAAATTAGACACCAAGGTGCCAAAGAATTGACCCATGCAATTCAGCAACAACTGGCCGATCTTTATATGGGCAAAACCGAATTTGAGGTTCGGTTTAATAGCCTGCCAGCCGGTCATTTTAATGCCAATGGAATTGAAACCGCTGAGTTTTACCTGCGGACTAATCCGGGTGAAGCCATGCTTCCCCTTAATAAAATTGCGTCTGGGGGAGAATTATCCCGGATTATGTTAGCGTTAAAAACGATTTTTTCCAAGGTGCAAGGGGTAACGTCCATTATCTTTGACGAAGTGGATACTGGAGTATCGGGTCGGGTCGCCCAAGCAATTGCAGATAAGATTCACGGGATTAGTCTGAAGTCGCAGGCATTGTGTATTACCCACTTGCCGCAAGTGGCAGCGATGGCGGATCATCAGGATTACATTGAAAAACACGTCGACAAGCAGGGTCGTACGGAAACGAGTATCGAACCGATTACAGGTAAACAGCGGGTTGATGAATTAGCGCGGATGCTAGCTGGGACAACTGTGACAAAGTTAACGATTGAACATGCACAAGAACTGTTGAAATTAGCTGAAAAGGCCAAGCAAGCCGGGGCATAA
- a CDS encoding TlyA family RNA methyltransferase: protein MAKEKERIDVLLVKQGLFTSREQAKRAVMAGEVLDEKEQRLDKPGVKIPSETQLHLKGNVMPYVSRGGLKLAKALDRFKISVVNQIVLDIGSSTGGFTDVMLQNGARLSYALDVGTNQLVWKLRTDPRVIVMENTNFRYSKPEDFTAGQPAFASIDVSFISLRLILGPLHPILQPGGEVVALIKPQFEAGREHVGKHGIVRDPAVHREVIENVFSYAVAAGFSVLNLDFSPITGGEGNVEFLVHLKVSDTPTINEAISIPAVQDQAYKTLRK, encoded by the coding sequence ATGGCAAAGGAAAAAGAACGAATTGACGTTCTCTTAGTAAAACAAGGATTATTTACGAGTCGGGAACAAGCCAAACGAGCTGTAATGGCGGGCGAAGTTTTAGATGAAAAGGAACAACGCTTAGATAAGCCCGGAGTTAAAATTCCTAGTGAAACCCAGCTTCATTTAAAGGGAAACGTGATGCCGTATGTGAGTCGAGGCGGTTTGAAGCTGGCCAAAGCACTCGATCGTTTTAAAATTTCCGTGGTGAATCAGATTGTTTTAGACATCGGTTCTTCTACCGGGGGCTTTACGGACGTGATGTTGCAAAATGGGGCGCGGTTAAGCTACGCATTAGACGTAGGGACCAATCAATTGGTGTGGAAATTACGCACGGATCCGCGGGTAATTGTGATGGAAAACACTAATTTTCGTTACAGTAAACCGGAAGATTTTACCGCGGGACAACCAGCCTTTGCGTCAATTGACGTTTCGTTTATTTCGTTACGGCTCATCTTGGGACCACTGCACCCCATTTTACAGCCAGGAGGAGAAGTGGTGGCGCTGATTAAACCTCAATTTGAAGCAGGGCGAGAACATGTCGGCAAACACGGAATCGTTCGCGACCCAGCAGTGCATCGCGAAGTGATTGAAAACGTCTTTTCATATGCCGTAGCAGCCGGTTTTTCTGTGTTAAACCTTGATTTTTCTCCGATTACTGGTGGTGAAGGGAACGTGGAATTTTTAGTGCATTTAAAGGTAAGTGACACGCCTACCATCAACGAAGCAATCTCTATCCCAGCTGTTCAAGATCAGGCCTATAAAACGTTACGAAAGTAA
- a CDS encoding polyprenyl synthetase family protein, with protein sequence MDQKITTLAALTQHYRPQIEAELTRILDHESTEQTLQQSLRYSLLAGGKRLRPLLTLATLLTCDETITEERLQASVAVEMIHTYSLIHDDLPAMDDSDYRRGKLANHKQFGEAQAILTGGGLLTDAFNVLATSGLPANQIIELVDRLALAAGSRGMVAGQVIDMEATGLQLSLVELQDLDRKKTGALFHYSVLAGAIMANVTENQRQHLADFAGKFGLAFQIYDDLMDEQAGTDEDEGKNSYAHLLGRKQAQQVLQETIAEGESALDAVPHADLLRSFLTYFKG encoded by the coding sequence ATGGACCAAAAAATAACCACGTTAGCCGCGTTGACGCAGCATTATCGACCACAGATTGAAGCGGAATTAACTAGGATTTTAGACCACGAAAGCACGGAGCAAACGTTGCAGCAATCGTTGCGTTATTCGTTACTGGCCGGAGGAAAACGCCTTCGTCCTCTGCTAACGTTAGCGACCTTGCTTACCTGCGATGAAACCATTACGGAGGAACGTCTTCAAGCCAGTGTGGCGGTCGAAATGATTCACACTTATTCGTTGATTCACGATGACTTACCAGCGATGGATGATAGTGATTACCGACGAGGAAAATTAGCCAATCACAAGCAATTTGGGGAGGCTCAGGCGATTTTAACCGGGGGTGGTTTATTGACGGATGCCTTTAACGTGTTAGCCACTAGCGGGCTGCCCGCAAATCAAATTATTGAATTGGTCGACCGGTTAGCGCTAGCAGCAGGATCTCGTGGCATGGTTGCCGGACAAGTCATTGACATGGAAGCAACAGGACTGCAATTGTCTTTGGTAGAACTGCAGGATTTGGACCGTAAAAAAACTGGAGCATTATTTCACTACAGTGTGTTGGCTGGAGCCATTATGGCCAACGTCACTGAAAATCAGCGTCAGCATTTAGCTGACTTTGCAGGAAAGTTTGGATTAGCCTTTCAAATTTATGATGATTTAATGGACGAACAGGCAGGAACTGATGAAGACGAGGGCAAGAATAGTTATGCGCATCTTCTCGGACGTAAGCAGGCTCAACAGGTCTTACAGGAAACGATTGCCGAAGGAGAATCAGCTTTAGATGCAGTGCCTCATGCTGATTTATTGCGGAGCTTTTTAACGTATTTCAAAGGATAG
- a CDS encoding exodeoxyribonuclease VII small subunit, whose translation MTTNKPTFEDNMQRLEQIVQELQNGNVPLEKALSEFQTGVKLSQAMQQTLQNAEDTLTKMMTPDGEEVSFTRDKGYEKQAKNEKQDDEDVPF comes from the coding sequence ATGACAACTAATAAACCAACCTTTGAAGACAACATGCAACGCCTCGAACAAATTGTCCAGGAACTCCAAAATGGAAACGTTCCCTTGGAAAAAGCGCTCAGTGAATTCCAAACGGGAGTCAAATTGAGCCAAGCAATGCAACAAACGTTACAAAATGCGGAAGATACGCTCACCAAGATGATGACCCCGGATGGTGAGGAAGTTTCGTTTACCCGGGATAAGGGTTATGAAAAACAAGCTAAAAATGAAAAGCAAGATGATGAGGATGTACCATTCTAA
- the xseA gene encoding exodeoxyribonuclease VII large subunit, which yields MQQEYLTVTALNQYIKQKFDRDPYLKRVYLTGEISNWRKRPGHQYFSVKDDQSVISAVMWKGQFAKVKFEPEEGMKVLITGRISTFPRSGQYQIYVEGMEPDGVGNLYVAYEQLKQKLYQEGLFAPEHKQPLPNYPRRIAVVTSQSGAVIRDIIDAVRKRDPKVQVVLFPAAVQGENAAAEIVSQIERVNQLGDFDTLIIGRGGGSIEDLWPFNEEVVARAIYASQIPIISSVGHQTDNTIADFVADVRASTPTQAGVLATPVLSDVLAQLRTAQTTLESSMNHILQLQQQRLDQLRQTYVFQQPQRLYETYTQQRDQLTERLQQEMRRILTERQNQLALASSNLKSNSPQNLIQQNQRELTYQRENLRQAMTANLQRQQEQLRGNVAALDHLSPLKIMSRGYSLVHDDQHQLVKSVTQVKLGDQLTVAFSDGTAVTNVQRVMKAKGDHHDN from the coding sequence ATGCAACAGGAATATTTAACGGTTACGGCCCTAAATCAATACATTAAACAAAAATTTGATCGCGACCCGTACTTAAAACGAGTCTACTTGACGGGGGAAATCTCAAACTGGCGTAAGCGTCCCGGTCACCAATACTTTAGTGTCAAGGATGACCAGTCGGTGATTAGTGCCGTGATGTGGAAAGGTCAGTTTGCCAAGGTCAAGTTTGAACCGGAAGAAGGAATGAAGGTTTTAATTACCGGTCGGATTTCGACCTTTCCGCGTAGTGGACAGTACCAAATTTACGTGGAAGGCATGGAACCAGATGGGGTCGGAAATCTGTACGTAGCCTATGAACAATTGAAACAAAAGCTTTATCAAGAGGGATTATTTGCGCCAGAACACAAACAGCCGTTACCAAATTATCCGCGACGAATTGCGGTTGTGACTTCCCAGAGTGGAGCGGTGATTAGGGATATTATTGATGCCGTCCGGAAACGCGATCCCAAGGTCCAGGTAGTTCTGTTCCCCGCCGCTGTGCAGGGTGAAAATGCTGCAGCAGAAATTGTATCCCAAATTGAACGGGTTAATCAGTTAGGCGACTTTGACACGTTAATCATCGGCCGTGGTGGGGGTTCGATTGAAGATCTTTGGCCCTTTAATGAGGAGGTTGTGGCACGAGCAATTTACGCGAGTCAAATTCCGATTATTTCTTCCGTGGGGCACCAAACGGACAACACGATTGCAGATTTTGTTGCAGATGTCAGAGCATCGACCCCTACTCAGGCTGGTGTATTAGCAACTCCTGTTTTGAGCGACGTTTTAGCCCAGTTACGGACCGCACAAACCACGTTGGAAAGCAGTATGAATCACATTTTACAGTTGCAACAACAACGTTTAGATCAACTGCGTCAAACTTACGTGTTCCAGCAGCCCCAGCGGTTGTACGAAACTTACACTCAGCAACGGGACCAATTGACCGAACGCTTACAACAAGAAATGCGGCGGATTTTAACGGAGCGACAGAACCAACTGGCATTAGCAAGTAGTAATTTGAAATCTAACTCACCTCAAAATCTGATTCAGCAAAATCAACGGGAACTAACTTACCAACGCGAAAATTTGCGCCAAGCCATGACGGCCAATTTACAACGACAACAAGAACAACTCCGTGGCAACGTTGCTGCCTTGGACCATCTTAGTCCGCTTAAAATTATGAGTCGGGGATATAGCCTGGTTCACGATGACCAGCACCAACTAGTGAAGTCGGTGACTCAGGTTAAACTAGGCGATCAGTTGACGGTTGCCTTTAGCGATGGAACCGCCGTTACTAACGTGCAACGGGTTATGAAAGCAAAAGGAGATCATCATGACAACTAA
- a CDS encoding bifunctional 5,10-methylenetetrahydrofolate dehydrogenase/5,10-methenyltetrahydrofolate cyclohydrolase, whose protein sequence is MVQLIDGRKAAQTVNEATKQRVKLLKQRGIIPGLAVVLVGHNQASERYVRMKEKQAQKLGIYSVLKQLPEDISEVALLEIISVLNHDDRINAILVQSPLPAHLDETKVIATIDPNKDVDGFHPVNVGKLYLNLPGPYPVACTPRGVMTLLEFNQIPVKGANVVMIGKSSIVGKPLAALLLNAGATVSVLHSQTRDRQDFLKTADIVISAVGKAHFLNDADFQPQTTVIDVGQNLDENGQLVGDVDYPTEPTNIRSITPVPGGVGPMTIATLMQQTVEMSEWGL, encoded by the coding sequence ATGGTCCAATTAATTGATGGTCGTAAAGCTGCACAAACGGTCAACGAAGCAACGAAACAACGAGTTAAACTGCTGAAACAACGGGGAATTATTCCTGGATTGGCGGTGGTATTGGTGGGGCATAATCAGGCCAGTGAACGTTATGTGCGTATGAAGGAAAAACAAGCGCAAAAATTGGGAATTTACTCCGTGTTAAAACAGCTCCCAGAAGACATCAGTGAAGTAGCATTATTGGAAATTATTTCCGTCTTGAATCACGATGATCGTATTAATGCCATTTTAGTACAGTCACCATTACCAGCGCACTTAGATGAAACTAAGGTCATTGCAACCATTGATCCGAACAAGGACGTTGATGGCTTTCATCCGGTCAACGTGGGGAAATTGTACTTGAATTTACCGGGCCCGTACCCGGTGGCCTGTACTCCGCGGGGCGTGATGACCTTGTTAGAGTTTAACCAGATTCCAGTTAAAGGGGCCAACGTAGTCATGATTGGCAAGAGCTCAATCGTGGGTAAGCCCCTCGCAGCCTTACTGTTGAATGCAGGGGCTACGGTATCAGTGCTACACAGCCAAACTCGTGACCGCCAGGATTTTCTCAAAACTGCAGATATTGTGATTTCAGCGGTGGGAAAAGCGCATTTCTTAAATGATGCTGATTTTCAGCCGCAAACCACGGTAATTGACGTAGGCCAAAATCTGGACGAAAACGGACAACTTGTGGGAGACGTTGATTATCCGACGGAACCCACTAATATTAGAAGCATTACTCCAGTTCCTGGAGGAGTAGGACCGATGACAATTGCCACTTTAATGCAACAAACGGTAGAAATGAGTGAATGGGGACTTTAG
- the nusB gene encoding transcription antitermination factor NusB translates to MKINRHQIRVLAFQTLFARENNVETQPQALFRELTDGKVDPMPAYFLELVNGVQQQQPEINETIQAHLASKWKLERLNKADLIILQIAVYEIKFSTEVPRKVAINEALELTKQFSDQQSTNFVNAVLDQIKK, encoded by the coding sequence GTGAAAATTAATCGACACCAGATTCGAGTGCTGGCCTTTCAAACGTTATTTGCTAGGGAAAATAATGTCGAAACGCAACCACAAGCATTATTTCGTGAATTAACCGATGGTAAGGTCGATCCGATGCCAGCTTACTTTTTAGAGTTGGTAAATGGGGTGCAACAACAGCAACCGGAGATTAATGAAACAATTCAAGCACATCTAGCATCCAAGTGGAAGTTAGAACGTTTGAACAAAGCGGATTTAATTATTCTTCAAATTGCTGTGTATGAAATTAAATTCAGCACTGAAGTTCCACGCAAAGTAGCGATTAACGAAGCGCTAGAATTAACGAAACAGTTTAGTGATCAACAATCGACGAACTTTGTTAATGCTGTTTTAGATCAAATTAAAAAGTAG
- a CDS encoding Asp23/Gls24 family envelope stress response protein codes for MATEEQFITLATKKDDLGQIKIAPQVIEVIAGIAAIQVEGVNRMQGNLSTSVKGLFGRKERTQGVKLVLSEQGDLDIDVYVYFNYGVSVPKVALQIQEQVRQQILVMTDLHAQSVNVHVEGIVPERTPKVDTDSLFNSDGEDREN; via the coding sequence ATGGCAACTGAAGAACAGTTTATTACGTTAGCAACAAAAAAGGATGATTTAGGTCAAATTAAAATTGCGCCCCAAGTAATTGAAGTGATTGCTGGGATTGCAGCAATTCAAGTTGAAGGAGTTAACCGAATGCAGGGGAACCTTTCCACTAGCGTCAAAGGTTTGTTTGGTAGAAAAGAACGAACCCAAGGGGTTAAACTGGTTCTCAGCGAACAAGGTGATTTAGATATTGATGTGTATGTCTATTTTAATTACGGCGTTTCTGTTCCGAAGGTAGCATTGCAGATTCAAGAACAAGTCCGGCAACAAATCCTCGTGATGACTGATTTACATGCTCAATCAGTTAACGTTCACGTGGAAGGAATTGTGCCAGAACGAACTCCCAAAGTTGATACTGATAGTTTGTTCAATAGTGATGGAGAAGACCGTGAAAATTAA
- the efp gene encoding elongation factor P codes for MAISTAKFKTGLTIEVDNAIWKIIDFQHVKPGKGGAFVRTKLKNLRTGAVQEKTFRSGAKVEKAEIDTKKMQYLYDDGNGLVFMDVDTYDQITIPREAAESAMPYLQPNMEVQIVQYQGETIGIEVPKTVTLEVAETEPGIKGDTASGGSKPATMTTGLTLQVPFFVNQGDKLVINTTDGTYISRGK; via the coding sequence ATGGCAATTTCAACAGCAAAATTTAAAACTGGTTTAACAATTGAAGTAGACAACGCAATTTGGAAGATTATTGACTTTCAACACGTTAAACCTGGTAAAGGGGGAGCATTCGTTCGGACTAAGTTGAAGAACTTACGGACTGGTGCCGTCCAAGAAAAAACTTTCCGGTCTGGAGCCAAAGTGGAAAAGGCTGAAATCGATACCAAAAAGATGCAATACTTGTACGATGATGGGAATGGTTTAGTGTTCATGGACGTTGATACGTATGACCAAATTACGATTCCACGAGAAGCTGCTGAATCAGCAATGCCATACTTGCAACCTAACATGGAAGTGCAAATAGTCCAATACCAAGGTGAGACGATTGGAATTGAAGTTCCTAAGACAGTTACTTTAGAAGTAGCTGAAACAGAACCGGGCATTAAGGGTGACACCGCTTCTGGTGGTTCCAAACCAGCTACGATGACCACTGGTTTGACGTTACAAGTTCCTTTCTTTGTAAATCAAGGAGACAAGTTGGTCATTAACACGACCGATGGGACTTACATTTCACGGGGTAAATAA
- the rpmA gene encoding 50S ribosomal protein L27 yields MLKMDLQFFSHHKTGGSSSNGRDSAGRRLGTKAADGSSVTTGSIIYRQRGTRIYPGKNVKRGSDDTLFALVDGVVRFERLGRSKRQVSVYPATETVNK; encoded by the coding sequence ATGCTTAAAATGGATTTGCAATTTTTCTCTCACCATAAAACCGGTGGTTCTTCATCAAACGGTCGGGATTCTGCCGGTCGTCGATTAGGAACTAAGGCTGCTGATGGTTCATCAGTTACAACTGGATCAATTATTTACAGACAACGTGGAACTCGGATTTACCCAGGTAAGAACGTTAAACGTGGTTCAGATGATACTTTATTCGCATTAGTTGATGGAGTCGTTCGTTTTGAACGTTTGGGCAGAAGTAAGCGTCAAGTTTCTGTTTACCCAGCAACTGAAACGGTTAATAAGTAA
- a CDS encoding ribosomal-processing cysteine protease Prp — MIRAHFDTNHDVIAGFELSGHADSGEYGHDIVCAAVSALAITTVNGLEQVAGLQPAITHNETDGGYLSVSLTEPQQANVAGQTLLQSFENGISAITDQYSDFVTIE; from the coding sequence ATGATTAGGGCTCATTTTGATACTAATCACGATGTAATTGCCGGATTTGAACTATCCGGACATGCCGATTCTGGAGAATACGGTCATGACATTGTTTGTGCCGCTGTTTCAGCGTTAGCAATCACGACGGTTAACGGACTAGAGCAGGTTGCTGGATTACAGCCAGCAATTACTCATAACGAAACCGATGGTGGTTATCTGAGCGTTTCGTTAACGGAACCACAGCAAGCTAACGTGGCCGGTCAAACGTTATTACAAAGCTTTGAAAATGGAATTAGTGCGATTACGGATCAATATTCTGATTTCGTAACAATTGAATAA
- the rplU gene encoding 50S ribosomal protein L21: protein MYAIIVTGGKQYKVAEGESIFVEKLDAEAGDKVTFDQVIFVGGDNPKVGTPLVDGASVEGSVEKQGKNKKITIFRYKPKKGAQSKKGHRQPYTKVKIEKVNA from the coding sequence ATGTACGCAATTATCGTTACTGGTGGTAAACAATACAAAGTCGCCGAAGGTGAAAGTATTTTTGTTGAAAAACTAGACGCCGAAGCAGGTGACAAGGTTACGTTTGACCAAGTTATTTTCGTTGGTGGAGACAATCCTAAGGTTGGAACTCCATTAGTTGATGGTGCTTCTGTAGAAGGCTCAGTTGAAAAACAAGGCAAGAACAAGAAGATTACCATTTTCCGTTACAAACCAAAGAAGGGGGCCCAATCAAAGAAGGGTCACCGTCAACCTTACACGAAAGTTAAGATTGAAAAAGTAAATGCTTAA